The nucleotide sequence GTTACAGTTTGCTGTAAAGATAGTGAAATGCCATCTGGTTTTGGGAACTGCATCGCCTCGGTGAATAAAAGTCACCATCGCCGTTtgattgttggttggttgttgggTTTTCAGCAGAATTGCACAAATAACTACTTCACGGATctccacgaaacttggatggaggacgggtctcggCCAGGAATAGGCCCCACTAACTTTTGGTGCGTATCCTGATAAAGGGTCGGATCCATCTTTAACATTGAGAGAACGGTGTATTTAGGtagctggtatctatgagtgtgCACAAGGACTGGCTCTTGGTCATTATCCAGCAGAGGCTTTTTGTTTAAATCCAAGaaaatatacagtgtgtatacTCTGTATCATAAGACGAACATGCTGTCGCTTTTTTTCCCGTCTTTCAAGTGTAACTGCCGCAGAAAATCCTGGAAATGCCACACTTTTGAGTGTCCGCCTGCTGAGGTGTTCTCATCTTTCATGCATGATGAGCCATATGAAGATTCATATATGGGGAGccaaagggtgtgtgtgtgcctgtgcctttgcgcgtgtgtgtgtgtcttgacaTGATACGAGTTGCCCCCGCAGAAAGTATGTGTACACTAGAAGAGCATCGCCCACTGTCAGCCTCATGACTTATTTAACCACGCAATGTCGTTTCTTCCTCTACAGCATGGAGACGAGAGGGGGCAGGAAGATGGTGGAGAGTTCAAGCGCTAGTTAGAGTGTTAGCCACAACAGAAAGTCATCTGTCAGTGGAGGGAAACGTCACGATGTACCGGTTCAAAATAGGGCTGGGTGATAGGGTTTTATGCTAAATCGCGATGCAGAATTTCGAATGCTCTTCAAAGGCACTTCATAAATGCAAGGgctgggtgacaaaatcaaatatcacaatatatcTGACCAAATACCCCCATATCGATGATATGAAAATGTTGTGGGGCAGGTAAATAATCACCAGTAATGTGGATTTAATGAGAAAGTGGAGCATTAGAACAAGTaaaacagtctggtaagttccgAAATTGATGTCACTTTTCTGTAATGTAGCAttaaaaatgaggaaaaagaCGTGACTGATGCCAAATCATGATAAAACGAaattccaaaatccaaaaacgcATTTGTCATATCGTGATAACAAGATAAATATCACTCAAATGTCACTCCACCCAATTTCACACACTGAAGTGCGCTTACAGGTTTGGGGGAGTactatgttaaaaaaaaaaaaggtaatgtaAATCCTTTtggtggctccagaggaagctgcatgtaatctgataataAAAGAAGTGATGTCGTTCCCCTTTTTATTTTGCAGGTTCTCTcttcatgtgtcatgttttgcctGTCACTTCCCCTCCCTGTTAGTTTGTGCCCGTCtatttaagcctgtgttttCCTCTTGCTCTATCACAGCCAGTTTGTTCTGCTTCCAAACGTCAGTccagtgtctcctgtgttctCTGCACTTTTTTGGTTCGAACTTTATTtatcttttgtgttttcttgtacaTTCTTCAAAGTCTCAGAATGCCTGCTCCTTGTATATTtgcattttgtactttttattttaacgCTTTGCCCTTTTTGTCTCGCGATTTTGTCAACCCGTGACAGCACCTAGGTTTGGAAATGCCTACTGGTCTTGCATGtcactcctataacactgttggagtCATTattgaaagttaaaaaacaaattatcaaaGACATGAGATGAGATATCAccatttttattccacacacgtctcttccttttcaaaaccctTGAGCCTGCatgacccacaatgcaacctaaCCACCGAGTGACATAACTGGAGGCAATTTAACAGATTGCATGCGGCTTTCTCTGGAGCCTCAGAAGGCTTTAAAACCTGAAGGCAAACTGTAATAAAGTGTAAAACTGGTTGAGTTACCTTtaaaacaatgatttattttttttaaaagtcctgTGACAGACTATGTGTGCCACTTCCACTGAGGCAATaatcacaataaaaataaacatatttacctCTGACTTTGAAGACGTTTTGGCCCCAATCTTGATTTTAAGCTGCATTAAAACTCGCACTCAAAATGCCAAACAAATACTTTAAAGCCTTTTATTGGACAGCATCTCTGGATGGGAACAGAACATCAGACCTGTATCTCACATTATGCTGAAATAAAACCCCAgtattatttcttttctttttttttaaatgaactctACTCACTCGAATCAGTCTCTTTAACCATGAGATGTCAAACCGTTTCCCACATGAACATCACATACTGCAGATACAGGTTGAATGTAGCAGCAAACAGaccccacacacgcacacagtaaCACAAGGCGGCGGTGTTTGTTCTGCAAAATTGAACTTATGGATCAGCTTTCAGCTCTGCTGGGTAAATATCAGCTACAGTTTCTTTGTTTGACGCTGATAtgaatcttttcttttctcggAGCCATGAGGGTGCCTTTCTAAATAAAGGAGATAACCATACAGGGCAGCAGCAAGCAGTCCATGaccataataaaaaaatatgtataccACTGTTATCGCACCTCAGCACACATATCACACAGATatctgcgttttttttttaaataaaactacTTTTTGTACAGCTGTATAAGCTGCTGCTTATCGCGTAATGGTTCAGTCGTCGCATGGGAACAACGCGCTACATTGCTTTATAATAGGCTACAGCACAACCCATAAATCCATAAAGGATATTAAACAACCCGTCACTAAGTTTTTCCCGACAGCTAAACAAATTTGCTCATCAGGAGGAGCTGAAATAACAACGTTGGAGTGGTTTTGCGTTGTGCGTAAAGTTCTCCATCGTTTGTTTGGTGTGTGAAAACAAGCTTTTCAAGAATTGGAAATTGTGCTGAGCAGCTTCCCGCCAGGCTTTCGCTTGTTGGAGCTTTTAAATCTGGCTCgagtaaataaatatatattatttttttgtatttctttgtttgtttttcgcATGCGCAACTTAAAATGGCCCAggcattatatttttttttctctgacattCTTACTATCATATAATCtcacatatttattatttcattttattttttagaactggtaatccaaaaataaatacataaataaatctcATTGGAGACCGATGAGACGGTCGTTCACGACCTGCAGCACCTGAAGCGCATGAGTTTATGGAAAGCTTTCTTGAAGTCCTCGTTGGACATGGTGTATATGATCGGGTTGATGAGGGAGTTCAGATATCCCAGCCAGGTGAAGAAGTCAAATAACTCGGGGTTAAAGCATTTGTCGCATGTGGCCACCACCAACGTGTAAATGAAAAACGGCAGCCAGCACACGATGTAAGCGCCGAGGATTATCCCCAGAGTCTTGGTCGCTTTTCTTTCTCTGGCTGCCGAAATGCGCTTTTTCTCCAAGAGCGCGTCCGACACCGTCACCTTCACCTGGTTCTCGCTTGTTGAGGAGCCGGTGTCGCTGGACTGAGTGTCGTGCCTCCCGCACTGCAGAGAGGACGTTGACGCCACGGATCCGGGGGAGTTGGTGACCAGGTGCGCAGAGGTGAGTCTCTTCCCCACCTTCTTCGGGGACTGCTTCAGGATCCGTTTCCGAGCCTCGACGTATATCCGTCCGTAAAGGACAATAAGCAGCATGGTGGGGATGTAGAAAGCCCCGAAGGTGGAGTAGATGGTGTAGAATATATGATCCGTGTTGACGCTGCAGCTGGTCAGCTCCTCCGCCTTCACCTGCCTCCAGAAGAGAGGCGGCAGGGAGATGGAGATGGCGATGACCCAGGCTATGGCCACCATCCCGGCCGCGCGCCCCGGCGTGCGCTTTTTTGAGTACTCCACCGCGTCCGTGATGGCCCAGTACCTATCCAAAGCGATTACGCACAGGTGGAGGATGGACGCCGTGCAACACGTTATGTCCGACGAGAGCCAGATGTCGCACACGATCTGCCCCAGCGTCCAGGTGTGGATGACCGTGTACAGGACGCAGATGGGCATCACCAGAATGGACACCAGCAGGTCGGTGATGGCCAGGGAGGCGATCAGAAAGTTCGCGGGAGTCTGCAGCTTCTTCGACTGAGAGATCGTTGCGATGACGAACGCGTTGGACAGAGTGGTGGCGAGCGTGATCGCGGAGAGGATCGCCGCCAGAGTGACTTGATAGGCGAGACTCTCCGCGCCCACATCCTCAGCGGGTGAATCCGTGATAAAACTGTCGTTTGTGGTGTTCACCGGCAGAGTTGGCTCGACCTGACCGGAGCCCTCCATAACTTTCAGTCACTTTTGTGTCATATTCTGTGTCTTCATGCGCATGGCTTTATCCGCGCCACACGGTCAGCAAAGTGGCACAGTCAGTctggaaataaaaaaggattCCCCCCCTCCTCATTTCTTCTCTTACATCAGGTTTTAATGTGCAGATGCCGGCAAATATCCATTCCCCGCTGTTCAAACGTCCCCCTTTTGTAGCCATAAAAGAAAAACTTCTTAACTGTTGTGCACATGGGAGGTTTGTGTGAGAAGGATGAGCAGCGCGTCCTGGTGCCCCAACATCTGGGAGGATGCCACAGATAATCCGCATGTAGGGCAGAAGTTCTCCAGAGCTGAGTCTCCTCGGGCCCCCTGTGGTTGAATGGGAGAGCCAACCCAAAGTCTCAGCTTTATACAGCCTCTGACATCAAACAAGCACCACCGATCACAgccttgttctctctctctccctctctctctctctgtatgaaGAGTAGGCTATCTGCTGGGTCATAGTGCCCAGTGTTTATCATTTTTTCACATGTCACGCACCTGAAAGAGTCGTATTTCAACTGTATGACATCATCTCAAATCTtctactgtcactgtcactttaCCATACTTGCAATAAGTCATCATTTTAAAGCTGTAACTAATAGCTTTACTCTTTTGGtgccaaccttttttttttcaatggatCCATTATACATCATTGGGAAGAACAACTTTTTGGTTGTCAAATGGTGAAAAATCTGTTTCTAATGtcattaatgtcattaataAGGTATTAAAGCCTCCAAAGTTTCAACTTTTTCTATTAAAACAGTCAAGTCTGCTGTTGTACATGTGAATGAGGTATTAGTAAAGGGTAATAAGCATCAAGTCAGAACAGGTCATGCtccaacaaaaaacacaaaatctggTGTGTCTCAAATTCCGGGTCAGTTGTCAACTGTTACAACTTCACCGATAAAAGCATATTTTATATTAAGCTATTACTACAGTCATTCATTACCTGCTTCTATACCAGCTTTCACTTATTAATGCCACACAGGAGGAGTTGTAGTAACACTGATGTATGCTTACAACTACATGCTAGTgtgttataaaccatttattacaAGTGCTAAATTAACTGACATGAAGTGTCGTATTTTAACTGAACTCACACACCTCAGAGAGTcaataacagcagcacaggataaaaaaaaaactgttcaatcACGTAGTCTATAATAAATGGATCGCTATCAACCTTTCTTTTCCCGGCTGACCACATGCCAACAAAACTGTGTAGTGTTAgcgaggtttatagggaaccagtGAAAATGCAAGATGGTCTCATTTTTCTATATCCATCAcgttgtgcaatcaacattcaCTACTGCCAGTTCAACATAGTGAAGAGTCTTAAAGCTAAAACAAGAAGAAATCCAAAGACAATGTCAAATTTAGACTtatatagattaaaaaaaaaaaaaaaaaaaaacttgaccaTTCTCATTAAAGCTTTTCAGAGACATTTGAACCGATATGAACTTTCCAGTTGTGATTTaaccttttgttgttgttgctgttgtttttatgccATCGGGAATGAACAGTCATCATTGTTGGGTCTGGTTGCCCCGAAGCTACATGTACAAATGTTAATGAAATCATTAATAAAGGGTGaaatgtttccctttttttaaatgagccaACAGCAAATGTAAGTGGGTTGTAAGCAATTATAAAAAAGGCTCTCTCACTATACAAGAAATCATTTTGGTCCACACTCCTCGCATCACTTTTTCAGAAGAGCAGATTGTCCACAGATGGAATAAAAAGCTCAATCAAtgaacctggcaacccaaacGTTGTTCTATTAATGGTCAATATCTGCGCTATAAAACATTTGTGAATGATTAATAGGGCAATTATATAGAACTTATCAACCTTTTATAGccgagaaaaaaaagggatgatGTATTTTAGTAGGCCAACCCAGATGTTAGCATCGTCCTGGCTCCCTCGACATTTTCCTTATTTTCCCACACACCCAATATAAACTGATCAATCTACAAGTTGTAAAATTAGAGTAATAGTTGCAAATAGATTCTGTCCATAAGGACCGacgagtagatgagtctccttgtttgttttaatgatgtTAATGTCCCCAAAGATTTATACAGTGTCATGTAGCTACTCGTTAGCAATGGACATTTTTAAGCCacataaatgcttttttaaTTCAAACGTGAGGTGTATTACTGGCAGaagaaacatgtaaatatcttAGGCATGGGCTCACAGAAAACCCCTTCAAAAAACCCACTGACCTTGAGATGAGGGAACCAGCAGAGCCAAAATGCTAATGTATTTTCGTTTCTAGGACTCATTCCAGCATCACTTGATTGTTTTTCCCATGTTTCTGAAAATACACCAGAGGATCTGATAACAAGTGAAGGAACACACGTGGATTAGATCCACAAGGACTATTTAAGTAATGAAACAGGTGaacaggagggggaaaaaagatgagaaaaagacaaaaacaggaagtgttaaacaaaaaatgtcacacACTGATAAAACCTTCATAATAAAACAGGGAACACAGAATAGAAAGTGGTGCCACTGTACCTCACTTTATCATTACAGCAAAAGGAGTTAACATAAGAGTTCACACGCATTGAATCCAGCCATTTATGGCACATCAGATGTGTGAAAACGGCAATGTAGTAGTGTAGGTTGTGAATGATGTCACTTCTCAAGTTCACTGAGGCTGCGAATGGCCAATCATCTATTCTAGTGCCAGATGATATTTGTGAAATGATTTTTTAGTCCGGTCAGGAGAAGTATGAATTATGCAATCAGACTatgaatcacacacactcacctacacaccAGGACAATGTCCATTTTCCAAACTGAGGAACTGAAATGACTCAGAGTAATGAATCTGCTGTTATATATTCTTTTCTCATCTCAAGCGGCTGCAGCAGTCCTATCTCCCTTCTACTTTCATTCATTTCCTCATCAGAAACTTTTAATTGAAATTGACTTGTCACTTAAACGGCGCTCAATATTCCTCAGAATCACAATTCATTGTGTACGTCTGTGCTGCTCTGCTGGTTTTTGTTAACAGCTGATGTTCATAGTTTTAGAAGTTTTATGAAACTTTTGCACACAATTATTTAGTTGTAAGCCTTGACTGCACAGTTGTAAAACTCTGTCTTATGCAGGTTGTAAAGTGATATTATTAGTTTTAAAGTTTGTAATTCACGGTTCAGTCGTCAAACGTCTACATGCCATACATCcttatcaggaggtggaggggatggtggtgaagTTACAGGCCGCCaaaccagtgaccacagttcaagactgagTTTCCACATTTGTAAGCATGTAACCACTTACCacaatatttttaaggagaacGAGCCACGTTTCGACAGCGACAgatatttaaagccaaaacatgaaaatgtagaGTTTCACatcaagaaatgtaaagtttcaacatctCTGGATTGTAGAAAACATACGTCGTCAGAATATGTTCCACTGCTGTTATAGTTCAATGTAAGGCTtccaacacattttacccaTAAACAATAGATGTGACCATGATTTAATGCAATGAAGTGTTACGATTAAGACACACTTCTGATTCAAAAATAGTTTTATTAACACACTGAACTGTTTTGAAGCTGGGGGGCagggaacaaaaataatgaattatCTACTTAAAtgtgcatgaaaacaaaagtgggTTTATCTGTGGATCATTTTTAAGTCTTTCCTGCAGCTCAGTACGGATGTTGCACTTCCTTTACAGCACTGTACCCCAGAAGGTGATGAATTTGAGGTCTTACAATATAAACATTGACAGTTTGGCACCTTTCAGCAGCGTACGGTTTGTAAGGACAACAACTCCTGCTGAGGAAGGACCATGGACGGCTCCCACTCTCTCCATTACCTGTGTTCTGAATGTAACACCACACCCCCATCACGATAGTATTATGGACGGTCAATGATATGAACATTTTAGCAACATTCTTTCTTTATTAGACTGAATTTTAAAAAGATTACAtgaaaaactactgaacagttttccacaaaacttggatggagagTGGGTCTCAGTCCATAATAGGCCCCATTCACTTTGGGTGCAGATCTGGACAATGGGACACAACCAGGAATTTCTACCTCCAACGTTTTCTTCATTCATTTCTGAGGGATTAATGCGCAGATTTTGTTGAACAACATCAGGTGTATCTGGCTGAGGTACGAGCTCTACTGAGTGCctttcttgtgtgtgttacatTTTTGACAGATAATTTAAAATTTTGCTCAATCTattaatttctttttatatCATATTCTGCCATCtctgtgttcatgttttgtaGTGTGTGTTCACAATAGAAATGTTACTACCATGGGTGCAGATCCTGTGGGGGACGGatttctgaaaaacatgaattatcCCCCCAATGAAAATAccctaaattattcaaaattgaacaaatttattttcagacttcacattaTAGATTCTcttagaactttttttttagaactgtTTATCAGCATAACTGGCATtgtaaaaacatgatcagttaGTTTACACAACTCGGTTCGGGCTTCATATTTTGATTATCATCCatatcaattaatcatgcaTAAAGTAGTCCCATAAACttggagaaaagaaagatgGTGAGAAGAATTGGGGATCTTGGAGGGTTGGAGGGCGGCGAAAGATAAGAACATGAGTAGACATTACATGCCCGAGACcctt is from Sparus aurata chromosome 16, fSpaAur1.1, whole genome shotgun sequence and encodes:
- the htr1b gene encoding 5-hydroxytryptamine receptor 1B, whose amino-acid sequence is MEGSGQVEPTLPVNTTNDSFITDSPAEDVGAESLAYQVTLAAILSAITLATTLSNAFVIATISQSKKLQTPANFLIASLAITDLLVSILVMPICVLYTVIHTWTLGQIVCDIWLSSDITCCTASILHLCVIALDRYWAITDAVEYSKKRTPGRAAGMVAIAWVIAISISLPPLFWRQVKAEELTSCSVNTDHIFYTIYSTFGAFYIPTMLLIVLYGRIYVEARKRILKQSPKKVGKRLTSAHLVTNSPGSVASTSSLQCGRHDTQSSDTGSSTSENQVKVTVSDALLEKKRISAARERKATKTLGIILGAYIVCWLPFFIYTLVVATCDKCFNPELFDFFTWLGYLNSLINPIIYTMSNEDFKKAFHKLMRFRCCRS